The following proteins come from a genomic window of Musa acuminata AAA Group cultivar baxijiao chromosome BXJ1-7, Cavendish_Baxijiao_AAA, whole genome shotgun sequence:
- the LOC135678222 gene encoding glyceraldehyde-3-phosphate dehydrogenase GAPCP2, chloroplastic-like, producing MAFSTLLRSAAPALGGSCDRFPSDSGAPIPPSFKISCIRSPRSAGNRSSIFGTSFPSVEAYSSQRSGARNNQPIKATATEAPPFVKSSPSGGRTKVGINGFGRIGRLVLRIATTRDDIEVVAVNDPFIDAKYMAYMFKYDSTHGIFKGTIKVVDGSTLEINGKRIAVTSKRDPAVIPWGDFGAEFVVESSGVFTTMDKASAHLKGGAKKVVISAPSVDAPMFVVGVNEKNYKPNMNVVSNASCTTNCLAPLAKVVHEEFGIVEGLMTTVHATTATQKTVDGPSMKDWRGGRGAGQNIIPSSTGAAKAVGKVLPELNGKLTGMAFRVPTPNVSVVDLTCRLEKSASYDDVKASIKYASEGPLKGILGYTDEDVVSNDFVGDSRSSIFDAKAGIGLSASFMKLVTWYDNEWGYSNRVLDLIEHMVLVNAKH from the exons ATGGCGTTCTCCACTCTCCTCAGATCCGCGGCTCCGGCTCTCGGTGGATCTTGCGATCGCTTCCCCTCCGATTCCGGAGCTCCGATTCCGCCATCCTTCAAG ATATCTTGCATTCGGAGTCCTCGATCAGCTGGGAATCGTTCAAGCATTTTCGGCACTTCATTCCCCTCCGTGGAAGCCTACTCGTCGCA GAGATCTGGTGCAAGAAACAATCAGCCTATCAAGGCCACAGCAACCGAGGCTCCTCCTTTTGTGAAAA GTTCTCCAAGTGGTGGCAGGACGAAAGTTGGAATTAATG GTTTTGGGCGTATTGGAAGACTTGTCTTGCGCATTGCCACCACAAGAGATGATATCGAAGTAGTAGCAGTAAATGACCCCTTCATTGATGCTAAGTACATG GCATATATGTTTAAGTACGACTCAACACATGGCATATTCAAGGGAACGATTAAGGTTGTGGATGGGTCCACCTTAGAAATCAATGGGAAAAGGATTGCAGTTACAAGCAAAAG AGATCCTGCTGTCATTCCTTGGGGTGATTTTGGTGCTGAATTTGTTGTTGAATCTTCTGGTGTGTTTACAACAATGGATAAGGCATCAGCACATTTGAAG GGTGGTGCCAAAAAAGTAGTAATATCAGCTCCATCTGTGGATGCTCCAATGTTTGTTGTTGGAGTAAATGAGAAGAACTATAAGCCAAACATGAATGTTGTTTCTAATGCTAGCTGCACAACAAACTGTCTTGCTCCTCTTGCCAAG GTGGTACATGAGGAGTTTGGCATTGTTGAAGGCCTTATGACAACTGTTCATGCAACCACAG CAACACAGAAGACTGTTGATGGTCCTTCAATGAAAGACTGGCGAGGGGGCCGTGGTGCTGGCCAAAACATCATCCCTAGCTCAACTGGTGCAGCAAAG GCGGTTGGAAAAGTGCTTCCAGAGTTAAATGGGAAGTTGACCGGTATGGCTTTCAGAGTTCCTACGCCCAATGTTTCTGTCGTGGATTTAACTTGTCGACTTGAGAAAAGTGCCTCGTATGATGACGTGAAGGCATCAATTAA GTATGCATCAGAAGGTCCTCTGAAAGGCATACTTGGATACACCGATGAGGATGTTGTTTCTAATGACTTTGTTGGTGACTCAAG GTCAAGTATCTTTGATGCTAAGGCTGGCATTGGACTAAGTGCATCGTTTATGAAACTTGTGACGTGGTATGACAACGAGTGGGGCTACAG CAACCGAGTGCTAGACCTGATTGAGCATATGGTGCTGGTGAACGCAAAACATTGA